TCACTGTCTTTGTGAAGGGTTTGAGGTTTGATATTGAGCTGAATCGGGAGAGGTAGAGCAGAGAAAAACACCAAGCTGCAGACTTTGGCTCTGTGCAGCTGTCGTGCTCTCAGCTGGGATGTCTGTATCTGGGACAGTTTCTTTGTGGAACCGagtgaaatgaataaaacttgCATGCACCATACGCTGTGATCAAAGGCTTCGCTCACCAAAGTAAATCCTGCCTTGTCATGCGTCTGTGTTATCTGGCTTTATGAAGAAACAACCTGGTGTGTGAAACCTGGCCCCCCCGTTccacaaaatgaaattaaaattcaGTTGTTTGGAGTGTGTTGAGGGGATATTCTCACTTTAAAATGAAGGTTGTATTGCTGCACAgtagatcttttttttcttatagtTATTGTGATGTTAGCCTTTGCTAGGCTAAACATTGTAATACAGACCAATcgttaaccatttcacatgatTCACTATTATTAAAGGGGGGtatattgtacatttttgtgtAATGACCTGTGGTCTACCAAAAtagtcatcattcatttttacgtTATCATTTTCCAATCTTTTTATGCCTTCGAGTTAAATGGGCAGTTTTTGTTACTATGcttttaaagggtccatacCATTGagattttgttaaataaaacagttttatgtaatatgtaaGCATAGTTAAAGTTTCAAACTGTATCCATCACTTTTCCAAATTCCTCCTGTCCgtgttttacataattttttttgtgtgatgtcataaaaaccaaTAGATTTGCATATATCCAAAAATTCGGCCTTCAGCAAtgtagctccgcccactcatgcCGAAGTTAcatggagtgtttcagcccagacttcTTTTTgcatgaggcacaatacagggaaGTCAAGACACCTTATAACGTCaatgtgaatgggcagggctaaactgtcAAAATAGGTGGGTGTATATAAatgtgacctcacaaaagctGTTTTGCAGATTGAagttcatatatggactgtaaacaaattttaaaacttaaacagtatttacaaaCTTCTGTAAGCtctatatatacagtactgtgcaaaagctttaggcatctaagcaaattttcaacaatttacctcagcagtgagtttcacaatatacattagaatgaagtcatattcataattcaaataaacataaaaagtaacaagaatttcttgggtccatattttttttGACCGCTTCACagctgccacagagacttgttaatatcatcaattacatcatgagcacaatttgctgaagcactgattggtcaaaccagcagttgctttttaactacatataatactagggttcctcgaggagaggtttgaaaatgtttaaacaaacacactaacatccataaaagtTTCTTCTCTGTGTCCTGTCAGGTCAGAACAGCTGGCGGCATCCAGCAGGCCCGCAGATGTGCAGGCAGCCCCCCAGGAGCAGGAACCGCCCAGGAAGCCTTCACGGGCCCTGATCAAAGAGATGGAATTCATCACTGTTCAAGAGTTCGACAGCATCCCACAGTGAGTACCACCTGCACTAGCTAAACCAATAGGAACACAGCACAAGTCTTCCAAAGTGGCCTACAGAGCCCAACTGCACAACAGGCCGACTTATGTGTTTTCTGAAACTGTATAATATTCTGCTGTCTGTAAGCATGAATAACTGTGGACAGAATCCAGGTTTCGGGATGGCTCCTGCTACAGTAATTGGTACTTTTGTCCACGTTTTTAGATAAGTGTGTCTTGCAGTGTCAAAAACAGGGGTGGGATAAAATATCGATACAGCAATGTATTATATCACTTTCTTTTGCTGTTTGTTCTTGATACACTGCAAACAAATATCAATTTATGTATTGAAACATGCAGCGGTTTGTGTCCCCCTGAATTGATTTACCAGATTCTCTACTTCAGCAAAACAGACAGGCACAGTCCACTTTCAAGTCCAAGGTCTGGACCCACAAATGAAATAGACAAAGACGATTTGCAGAAACtgtctctttaaaataaagtacaTGGGCAACATAAGGAACAAGCATAGCCACGTTTTCCACCTTCCTTTTAAATCCCTGAGGGCTACCAGTACTATTGGAgagaaatgtatatttttccattaatatgtgttttttgtataattttatttttgttagtttACACAGATAGAAATGTTTTTACTAAAGCACAGTTGTGTCCTGACTTTAGACATTTTGACTTTAAaacttttctgcttttttagtttatgggtattttatttatttctgaagCGCTGTAACACTATCCACTCAGGTACATGAAAGGACGAGTTACGTATGACCAGCTGAATGCTGCCGTGAAGAGCATCAACGTTGCTGTGACTGGGAAATATAAAATCCTCCACCAGCCAGTTAAGAGCCTGACCAACGCCTCACGGAAACTCCACCAGCGATTTAAAGACCAGGAAACCAAAGACACTAAAGGTGAATTATAATATAGTGAATTAAAGGTTTAACCCGAGCTTTTCTCATAACCATATACATTATACAAATGCATTATAGACCCCTTTTGACGAATAATTTTTTTCTCAACATACATATTATTGGGAGTGGActtcacacacactgctgtattaaagcagttaGCCAAGAGAGACAGGAAGCGTCTCTTCCCTGGATACTGGAGGAaactcccttccctgtgataaaattgtAGTAATGCACCACCTCaagtgcttttataaaacagcagccaacataaaatatgataatacattttacattttcagaaaataaaaattttattattagtaataattggcaaaaataaatattccacCTTGAAATGTAGTTCTAGTAGCATATGGTgtcgttgccaagcaaccatggaccgcTGCATGATTTTGCAGTCGTTCCATtatgaaaggaccggccgtttttggtccgttcatgaagaggaaccagagagtggatcacctgtcctgtggaaagcctcagttgcagcgggagcgctcggtgcaggaagacagaacgactctcttaatcaatcaaagagtttattaagtcttctgcacaaagaaagaagggcactccttcttttatacaaacacgtcctgccctgttgcgtacaagcaaacagggtggacccaaataagttgtctaacagtcatgaaatgctaagctgacactcacggaccaccggaactgcccaaaggaggggggcttctgctctgtgtacgataatcttacctacgaaagagaacaaatggttctggacagaatgttgtcccgataagaggagcaagttgtttgtgcaaaactgccaaggacagtagctatgcttgctgcaaagtctgcttagagcagagttggagcagagttaaccctttcacatTAGTTGTAAACTTTCTGttgtataacaatgaacatatgataacacgtcactgtttaatgcaaaaaatctTTGCTTTATAAATACTTTTATAAATTACCACagtgagtcttatttagcaccaatccaacAGTGCCCTTCTCgcgctggggctgaatctcagcTGGCTCCACATTCAACTACATCCATACTTGATGAATGGTGTACTGTTTGGCTGTAAAGGTTTTCATAGCTAGTGCACTATTTACAAAGTACAGAACCTTTTGGGATTGGGTTTGGcgtgacttctgactgaaacatggaTATTTGAAGTTTAGAATCCattaaagtgacatttttagacttttatactaCCGTTATATActacagttatatatatatatatatatatatatatatatatatatatatatatatatatatttttttttttttttttttttatagttatatatatcGTAAGCACTTCAATCCGAActtgtgatattaatgatggtgTTGTTTAGGCTGTTAGCTATTTTTTAGTCTGTTAGCTAGCCGACCAacctggttctagttaagaacataaggtGTCAGccactcagtttaaacaaaaaaaagagttctGAGTTTATCAGTACACTTGGAGCTCCATGCAAGTAGCATCAGGGTCAGAGATGATTcaattaacagcacaagggctttttttttttcgtgtCATAGGGCAGTAATACACGATTCGGTTGTTGTGAGGAAGTAAAAGGTGTGTGATAGTGGATCTTACAACGGCTTCAAATGcggctcagccagtcagattgtaggactggaaatgtgttttataatatgattttaattctaaaagaaaatgcattttccatTATGTATAATACTTTTGGCCTCTTTCACAATTGTcagttatttttaaacattgatGAAGATGACTTTAGAGTGATAATCATTCTTTTCTATCACACTAGATTTGGTGAGGTCTTGTAGGCCTCTTTGGCCTTAATTATGTAGGCCTGCACGTTTTTTAATTTCTTCTGTAAAGGAGAGCTCGGACATTTGCTGCAAAAACCTGTAACCGCGTGAATGGATGTAATTGCTCTCATAACGAAGGTCATTTATCCTGTCTCCCAGTGTCTTAACAAGCTGTTAGCACCAGTAAGAGGTgatccatcactctctctctctctctctctctctctctctctctctctctctctctctctctctctctctctctctctctctctctctctcgcgctctctcgcttctctttctctctctcgcttctctttctccctgtctttctatttctctttcttgctctttatgtctctttctttatctctcatCTTTCATACTTCCCCTCCCTCTTTTCCCAACACGCCTCCTTCCCCTTTCTCGGTTGCTTGCTCTTGCCATTTCACTTTTTCATTCTCatcttctctccatctctgtctctcctcccatccctccctgtctccatctctccctctctcccaggTCAGTTTTTCGTGGTGGAGGAGGATCTGCGTGATCTGGCCCAGCTGAAGGTGGATAAGCGCTTCGCTGGCATGTTGAACATGCTGAGACACTGTCAGCGGCTGAAGGAGCTCAGAGGAGGTGGCCTGATACGCTACGTTCTGCTGTGAGGTTGTCCAAGCATAGTGCGGGCGCTACACAGCGAGCGGTGATCCACAGACCTATCAGATTGGGCCCATATAAGGAATTCTGGGTCTAAGCTGTTCTTCTCTatgggaaaaaatgaatgacGTTCTTGTAAATCGCTGCTGTTGTGCCCTGTGATGAACAAAATACTCCAAATTCTgtatgttttgttctgtgtgtgttcttCACCTGAATGTAGCTGGGTCTTCTGAATTACAAAGCTGTTAAGGAATCACCATACATTTGTTGCACACTGAACTGACGTCATAAGACTGACCTAAACACAGTACCCCGCACAAACCAGTTGGCTTTGTTTAGTGTGGTAGCTTAGAGGCTTTGGCAGTTTTAGGCAGTTTGAGTAACTGGTGTTAGTCTATAATAGacgaaaatgtaaataattcaaatttaaTAGAAGAATAACT
The DNA window shown above is from Pygocentrus nattereri isolate fPygNat1 chromosome 18, fPygNat1.pri, whole genome shotgun sequence and carries:
- the ska1 gene encoding spindle and kinetochore-associated protein 1 — its product is MSHCELEEVTKHIDDKISFVKRLLELRAVAKDPDKRTFLVKIEQDVNAINGLLDRFERYVAQQRDLLKHLKELDEFFQEDVQNAQHLKENIPPHMPRREQPTAPSEQLAASSRPADVQAAPQEQEPPRKPSRALIKEMEFITVQEFDSIPQYMKGRVTYDQLNAAVKSINVAVTGKYKILHQPVKSLTNASRKLHQRFKDQETKDTKGQFFVVEEDLRDLAQLKVDKRFAGMLNMLRHCQRLKELRGGGLIRYVLL